One window of the Candidatus Methylomirabilota bacterium genome contains the following:
- a CDS encoding sugar ABC transporter substrate-binding protein — MDVASERWQLSRRQFLRTLAASGAIAAGDLAWWEEPFLSTRKAYGATPVRFQFSVPEPKRNALVESLVQRFNQSQKDFEVKVEFVPQAQARQKLITSITAGSPPDCCQVWDNWVGEFEGMGAVEDLTAQVKDWKHYRDVLPIAWETVTVKGKILSFPWVVTNDAIYYRTDRLKEYGLKAPSDDWTWDDFLTLAKGFTKADRNQYGFGMRGQGTWAVLYATEFMYGNGAQVLKDGKVVINGKEAVEGLDWYLDLLRKHKVTPPSVPTDGWRQIVEGFGRGITNTYLHNSGSSEEQKGFVGPQNFATVPLPMGPTKKRASFYFSETLTAFKAAKNREGAWRFMTFLMEDEPHAMYCKTLGLLPARKTVADRPEFAKDPALAGFVKSFPFSIVSPYLAHAGWGGKLDSEGVPLFQQAMVGKISAKECLDKFAEVLTKNMA, encoded by the coding sequence ATGGACGTCGCATCCGAACGGTGGCAACTCTCCCGCCGGCAGTTCCTGCGAACCCTGGCCGCTTCGGGCGCCATCGCGGCCGGTGACCTCGCGTGGTGGGAGGAGCCTTTCCTTTCCACCCGGAAGGCCTATGGCGCCACGCCGGTCCGGTTCCAGTTCAGCGTGCCCGAGCCGAAGCGCAACGCGCTGGTCGAATCCCTCGTGCAGCGCTTCAATCAGTCCCAGAAGGATTTCGAGGTCAAGGTCGAGTTCGTGCCGCAGGCTCAGGCCCGTCAGAAGCTCATCACGTCCATCACGGCTGGCAGTCCGCCGGACTGCTGCCAGGTGTGGGACAACTGGGTGGGCGAGTTCGAAGGCATGGGGGCGGTCGAGGATCTCACCGCCCAGGTCAAGGACTGGAAGCACTACCGAGACGTGCTCCCGATCGCCTGGGAGACGGTGACGGTGAAGGGGAAGATTCTCTCCTTCCCGTGGGTCGTCACCAACGACGCGATCTACTATCGGACCGACCGCCTCAAGGAGTACGGCCTCAAGGCGCCATCGGACGACTGGACCTGGGACGACTTCCTGACGCTGGCCAAGGGCTTCACCAAGGCGGACCGGAACCAGTACGGCTTCGGCATGCGCGGGCAGGGGACGTGGGCGGTCCTCTATGCCACCGAGTTCATGTACGGGAACGGCGCCCAGGTGCTCAAGGATGGCAAGGTCGTCATCAACGGGAAGGAGGCCGTCGAGGGCCTGGACTGGTACCTGGATCTCTTGCGCAAGCACAAGGTGACGCCGCCCAGCGTGCCCACCGACGGCTGGCGACAGATCGTGGAAGGGTTCGGCCGCGGCATCACGAATACCTATCTCCACAACTCCGGCTCCTCGGAGGAGCAGAAGGGGTTCGTGGGGCCCCAGAACTTCGCGACGGTGCCGCTCCCGATGGGGCCGACCAAGAAGCGCGCCTCCTTCTACTTCTCCGAGACGCTGACCGCCTTCAAGGCCGCCAAGAACCGGGAAGGGGCATGGCGGTTCATGACCTTCCTGATGGAGGATGAGCCGCACGCGATGTACTGCAAGACGCTCGGGCTCCTGCCCGCCCGCAAGACGGTCGCCGACCGGCCCGAGTTCGCCAAGGACCCGGCCCTGGCGGGCTTCGTCAAATCCTTCCCGTTCTCCATCGTGAGCCCCTACCTGGCCCACGCCGGATGGGGCGGGAAGCTCGACTCCGAGGGGGTCCCGCTCTTCCAGCAGGCGATGGTCGGAAAGATCTCCGCAAAGGAGTGCCTCGACAAGTTCGCCGAGGTGCTGACCAAGAACATGGCGTAG
- a CDS encoding sugar ABC transporter permease, whose amino-acid sequence MSYRDATIAAPLARPLVTRRTRELLLGYAYLLPVAVCLGGTVLVPILKAIHMSLYNHVLIKPQEYRFIGLGNYARLLGDDVFWLTLWNSAWWVFGSVSLQFLGGFAAALLLHQAFAGRALVRTVTLLPWVIPGVVVALVWEYIYQPNYGILNDLLFRLGWLHERVAWLSDPRLAMPAVIMTNIWRGVPFFAIMLLAGLQAIPDELYEAARVDGASVTQRFWHVTLPLLRPIIVVATATRIIWTFNYADLIFVMTSGGPANATQITSTYTLLQAYSNLDFGYAATLSVVLLLIMLAFTIAYLRVTRGVESVA is encoded by the coding sequence GTGAGTTACCGTGACGCGACAATCGCCGCGCCGCTCGCGCGGCCTCTGGTCACTCGGCGGACGCGCGAGCTTCTGCTCGGGTACGCCTATCTGCTCCCCGTCGCGGTCTGCCTCGGCGGCACCGTCCTCGTCCCGATCCTGAAGGCCATCCACATGAGCCTGTACAACCACGTGCTCATCAAGCCGCAGGAGTACCGGTTCATCGGCCTCGGCAACTACGCGCGACTCCTCGGGGACGACGTCTTCTGGCTCACCCTCTGGAACTCGGCGTGGTGGGTCTTCGGCTCGGTGTCGCTCCAGTTTCTGGGCGGCTTCGCGGCCGCCCTCCTCCTCCACCAGGCCTTCGCCGGACGAGCGCTGGTGCGGACGGTCACGCTGCTGCCGTGGGTGATTCCCGGCGTGGTGGTGGCACTGGTCTGGGAGTACATCTACCAGCCGAACTACGGCATCCTGAACGACCTGCTCTTCCGACTCGGCTGGCTCCACGAGCGGGTGGCCTGGCTCTCCGACCCGCGCCTCGCCATGCCGGCCGTCATCATGACCAACATCTGGCGGGGCGTGCCCTTCTTCGCCATCATGCTGCTGGCCGGCCTCCAGGCCATTCCGGACGAGCTGTACGAGGCGGCCCGGGTCGACGGGGCGAGCGTCACCCAGCGCTTCTGGCACGTCACGCTCCCGCTCCTTCGACCCATCATCGTGGTGGCCACGGCGACGCGCATCATCTGGACGTTCAACTACGCCGACCTCATCTTCGTCATGACCAGCGGCGGGCCCGCCAACGCAACCCAGATCACCTCGACCTACACGCTACTTCAGGCCTACTCGAACCTCGACTTCGGGTACGCGGCGACGCTGTCGGTCGTGCTCCTGCTGATCATGCTGGCGTTCACCATCGCCTACCTCCGCGTCACGCGGGGCGTGGAATCCGTGGCATGA
- a CDS encoding carbohydrate ABC transporter permease: MTGRRAGRADLAERVLGGPVLWGGLALLTLFAIGPFVWVFLSSFKTRAELYATPLVYLPKQITLANYVDAWTSSLTPFSRFFANSLWVSSVTMVATTVISILAGYALARFRFVGRDVFLLVFLATQMFPAVLLIAPLLSQWYALGLIDTYQALIYSNFSFTVPFTVWMLVGYFESIPRELEESAMIDGCGRLGALLRIVLPLAAPGVAATAIFAFVSSWSELLFAITFTTQTEMRTLSAGLLYMVGQYEIQWGQLSAGVMISTVPVAVLFTFLQRHLIRGLTAGALKG; the protein is encoded by the coding sequence ATGACCGGCCGGCGGGCCGGCCGCGCCGACCTGGCCGAGCGCGTTCTGGGCGGCCCCGTCCTCTGGGGCGGGCTCGCTCTGCTCACGCTGTTCGCCATCGGCCCCTTCGTCTGGGTGTTCCTGAGCTCATTCAAGACGCGGGCCGAGCTGTACGCCACGCCGCTCGTCTACCTCCCGAAGCAGATCACCCTCGCCAACTACGTGGACGCCTGGACTTCCAGCCTCACACCCTTCAGCCGATTCTTCGCAAACAGCCTGTGGGTGTCGTCGGTCACGATGGTGGCGACGACGGTGATCTCGATCCTCGCCGGGTACGCCCTGGCCCGCTTCCGGTTCGTCGGACGGGATGTCTTCTTGCTCGTGTTCCTGGCGACCCAGATGTTTCCGGCCGTCCTCCTCATCGCCCCGCTTCTCTCGCAGTGGTATGCGCTCGGGCTCATCGACACCTACCAGGCGCTCATCTACTCGAATTTTTCCTTCACGGTGCCGTTTACCGTATGGATGCTGGTGGGCTACTTCGAGTCCATCCCGCGGGAGCTGGAGGAGAGCGCCATGATCGACGGCTGCGGTCGTCTCGGCGCTCTGCTCCGGATCGTCCTGCCGCTGGCGGCGCCGGGAGTGGCGGCGACCGCCATCTTCGCCTTCGTCTCGTCCTGGAGCGAGCTGCTCTTCGCGATCACCTTCACGACTCAGACCGAGATGCGGACGCTGTCGGCCGGACTGCTCTATATGGTCGGACAGTACGAGATCCAGTGGGGTCAGCTGTCGGCCGGCGTGATGATCAGCACAGTGCCGGTGGCAGTCCTGTTCACCTTCCTGCAGCGACAC